From the genome of Syngnathoides biaculeatus isolate LvHL_M chromosome 4, ASM1980259v1, whole genome shotgun sequence:
AGCCCTGAATAAGTCACTAAGGCATAACAACATAGATTTGTAGGCattgtcatttttggaaaaatggcagtctaaaaaaaaactgcagtcatTTGAGCCAAAACACAGTTCAGGCTCTCAAAAGTGAGTGTTGTAACTGTGTCTGAATTTTGTATGACTTTAAACCCCTCAAAATGTTCAACGGGCCGAGACCGATCAAAAAAATATaatgtgtatttgtattttttgtttgtagtcCTCTTTGGACAATGAAAGCGGTATTGTGCTACAATCATATCTCTAGATATgccatattaaaagaaaaaaacagtctgGAATATTTGATAGGAGGTGATTAGACCCTTGAGTAAGTCAATAACTCATAACATTGATTTTTATAAAATGAGAATTTATGAAGAAAACAAACTCAACAACAAATGAAACAATGAAGGAACACTGAACATATACTGTAACACTAACAATGGAATACTGCATCTCCAAAACCTGCAGAAAAAATGAGATGACATCACATGACAAGTCAGCTTTGACAGACATCTTTGACAAAGACAAAGCCTTGAGATTCACCCCCTCCTAGCACAAACTGCAAAAGCTGTGCTTATCTTACATTGCTCCTGGCATGATTCTTCTCTATCCACATAGACGCAATGATGCAAATACAtgtacaggcacacacacacaaatagacaACAAAGTTAATGAAAATCTCGTCTCTCTAACAATGGAAGTGCAGGATTTCAAATAACACTTGAATTTGCAAAAGAGCTTCAGACACTTTTttgtaggggtggggggggatgtTGCACTCTGCAAATAGTCACAATTTCCATATTTTGATCCAAGATGAAAACATAACAAGAGGTTTATGCTTGAGATGTTGAATGGATTGACAagcagatagatagatggatgggtagACATCTCCTAATGTCAGATACAGCCTCTTACTCATTGCACTGTGTGTTCTTCTGTTCTTGTTTTTACAGAGTCGATAACCCAGAGGCACGGCGTCTGTCTTCATTTGTGTGAAAGAAGGGGAGCCTGAAAGCATGCATGGAGTGACCATCCCTCTTTGACAAAAGCTGAAATGTTAGGGTTGAAGACCAAGGGTGTCATCTTAAATCAGCGGACTAGTTACGTTCATGGCAGGGGTAGTAAGGTGTGGTTGACACAAGATTCTTTGCGTGGTTTGATACTAGTTCAAAACTCAGTTCAGAAAAAGACTTAAATTTTCCAAGCATCTCCCCTTTTCAGTGAGATTCAGCCTATTTAGAGTCAAGCCCAGATGGAGTGGTCACTAGAGAGTGTGAGGGAGATGGTTGCTGGTGGGATTCAGTCTGTAAGAGAGTGTGAGGTTTGTGCTTGTACTACAGTGGTGTgtctcctgctgttgtttttgtggtACTGCTACAGGGTTGGCCGTGATCATAGCTCTACTCCATTGCGGGGAAGGTATCTGACTGGGCCCGGCAGGATcagaggggtggtggggggcttCATTGGCTCAGACTGCCGTAATAGGAGCAAAGGGAAACCTGGGTCAATGTTAGAGGAGCAGAATGGCTTCGCTTTCTGCCAGTCGTCCGACTGTTTCCGCTGCACCAGTGCTGGTGAAAGTCTGAACCAGAGGCTCTATCACAGCTTGCAGGAATATGCCAAACGCTACACCTGGTCAGGTATGGGGAGAGTGCACAAAGGAGTTCGTGACCAAGGCCGATACCTTAATAGCCGACCAACCATCCAGCGGCCTGAAGTCTTTTTCCTCCCTGACCTTCCGTCGGCTCCTTTCTTCTCTCGGGAAATTCAAAGACATGATGTGGAACTCCTCGAGCAGAGCTTCCCCGCCCTTCTGGCTGAATTTGAGAGCATTTACAATCAACCCCCAGCCTGCAACGACTCCCCACTGCCACCGGGATGGAAAGCCAACAACACACCCCGTGGCCAATGGTGGACCTACTACTTGGTCAACCAAGGCACCCCTCTGGTCCTTAATGTCAGGAGGTGTCCACGGGCATGGAGGGTCCTAGGCCAGTTGCGCACCTTCATTACCAACAACGTGTTCGGAAATGCCTGCTTCTCTGTGCTCTCACCAGGAGCTCTCATCACTGAACACTATGGTCCAACAAACGTGAGGCTGCGCTGCCACCTGGGTAAGCGTGCACGTCAGGTGACTCTAAAACATTTAGTCAGATCTGCAgggtttcgttttttttattccagtatCACTTCAAACTTCAGTGTTATCACTCACACTTTGAAGTGTTTTCtttctcattaaaaaatgtaatcgcAGTCGTCTAGC
Proteins encoded in this window:
- the asphd2 gene encoding aspartate beta-hydroxylase domain-containing protein 2, which produces MEWSLESVREMVAGGIQSVRECEVCACTTVVCLLLLFLWYCYRVGRDHSSTPLRGRYLTGPGRIRGVVGGFIGSDCRNRSKGKPGSMLEEQNGFAFCQSSDCFRCTSAGESLNQRLYHSLQEYAKRYTWSGMGRVHKGVRDQGRYLNSRPTIQRPEVFFLPDLPSAPFFSREIQRHDVELLEQSFPALLAEFESIYNQPPACNDSPLPPGWKANNTPRGQWWTYYLVNQGTPLVLNVRRCPRAWRVLGQLRTFITNNVFGNACFSVLSPGALITEHYGPTNVRLRCHLGLRVPPSCELVVGGEPQCWSEGSCLLFDDSFLHRAFHDGVAEDGLRVVFMVDLWHPNVAAAERQALDYIFTPARLEEKEGK